In Zonotrichia albicollis isolate bZonAlb1 chromosome 36, bZonAlb1.hap1, whole genome shotgun sequence, one DNA window encodes the following:
- the LAMTOR4 gene encoding ragulator complex protein LAMTOR4 isoform X2 — MTAALTQGLERVPAQAGYLVISDGAVLASSGDLENDEHTATVLQGLVATALGLRLPRGHEPPFRRLSVVFGEHSLLVTVSGQKLFVVKRHHHVQEPVAV; from the exons ATG ACGGCGGCGCTGACGCAGGGGCTGGAGCGGGTGCCGGCCCAGGCCGGGTACCTCGTCATCAGCGACGGCGCCGTGCTGGCG TCCTCGGGGGACCTGGAGAACGACGAGCACACGGCCAcggtgctgcagggcctggtggCCACGGCCCTGGGGCTGCGCCTGCCCCGCGGCCACGAGCCGCCCTTCCGCCGCCTCTCGG TGGTGTTTGGCGAGCACTCCCTCCTCGTCACCGTCTCGGGACAGAAACTCTTCGTGGTCAAGCGCCACCACCACGTGCAGGAGCCGGTGGCCGTGTGA
- the LAMTOR4 gene encoding ragulator complex protein LAMTOR4 isoform X1 codes for MTAALTQGLERVPAQAGYLVISDGAVLASSGDLENDEHTATVLQGLVATALGLRLPRGHEPPFRRLSVVFGEHSLSLSLSLGTWGWLWGPWGPWEWLCPHCPPVVPSGVWRALPVIVTVPGDTGVALGTWG; via the exons ATG ACGGCGGCGCTGACGCAGGGGCTGGAGCGGGTGCCGGCCCAGGCCGGGTACCTCGTCATCAGCGACGGCGCCGTGCTGGCG TCCTCGGGGGACCTGGAGAACGACGAGCACACGGCCAcggtgctgcagggcctggtggCCACGGCCCTGGGGCTGCGCCTGCCCCGCGGCCACGAGCCGCCCTTCCGCCGCCTCTCGG tggtGTTTGGCGAGCACTccctgtcattgtcactgtcactggggacatgggggtggctctggggaccttggggacccTGGGAGTGGctctgtccccattgtccccccgTTGTCCCCAGTGGTGTTTGGCGAGCACTccctgtcattgtcactgtccctggggacacgggggtggctctggggacatgggggtga